A genomic segment from Ignavibacteriales bacterium encodes:
- a CDS encoding sigma-54 dependent transcriptional regulator → MSTDERIQVLLIEDEEFDVRRVRSTLKPFEHQIEIRDVVSNGDSALELLEHHTERYDVVIMDLQIAGGTMGELLIRAIKRIAPLHQIIVITKMTVNITDFDFANRLLQAGAFWYCTKYPSDIENYIYQPTDFILSIFNAYQRKKLEREKSRSEKKLLHNVEGMLSRTKILGVSEQIQKIRAQIKQLAVTDATVLISGASGTGKELVAINIHYESKRKLENFVPINCGSIPDELIESELFGYEKGAFTGANANKRGLFEQANHGTIFLDEVAELPLAAQVKLLRVIQDGEIEKIGRVGEKVKVDVRIIAATNKMLQQEIAAGRFREDLFFRLHVVPLHISPLKERPEDILVLWEHFMRKMSIDMIKSTPSTEEAAFDVLKKYDWPGNVRELENVVQRLLLREENIITSKIIEEVLSLHPLSPNAGSDTIVFQDSENVSSLREMECVFRKKYFEFIRKHSSSDAEAARKLGLAPPNFHRMCKKLGLKS, encoded by the coding sequence ATGTCAACTGATGAACGTATACAAGTCTTACTCATTGAAGATGAAGAATTTGATGTTCGCAGAGTACGAAGTACACTCAAACCATTCGAGCATCAAATAGAAATTCGAGATGTAGTCTCAAATGGTGATTCAGCTTTAGAGCTGCTCGAGCATCACACTGAACGCTATGATGTTGTGATTATGGATCTTCAGATTGCCGGTGGTACTATGGGAGAATTACTGATTAGGGCGATTAAGCGAATAGCGCCTTTACATCAAATCATCGTTATTACAAAGATGACTGTGAATATCACAGACTTTGATTTTGCGAATCGACTTCTTCAAGCAGGAGCATTTTGGTATTGCACCAAATATCCCAGTGATATTGAAAATTATATTTATCAGCCCACCGACTTCATTCTAAGTATTTTCAATGCCTATCAAAGAAAAAAACTTGAGAGAGAAAAGTCGCGATCTGAAAAGAAACTGCTCCATAATGTCGAAGGAATGCTGTCACGTACAAAAATCCTCGGGGTTTCAGAACAAATCCAGAAAATTCGAGCGCAAATAAAACAATTAGCTGTGACTGATGCGACAGTACTGATTTCCGGGGCATCAGGTACCGGTAAGGAATTAGTTGCGATCAATATTCATTATGAAAGCAAGAGAAAGTTGGAAAATTTTGTTCCTATTAATTGTGGCAGTATTCCGGATGAGTTAATAGAAAGCGAACTCTTTGGTTATGAGAAGGGTGCGTTCACAGGAGCAAACGCAAATAAGCGCGGGCTTTTTGAACAAGCGAATCATGGCACGATCTTTCTTGACGAAGTTGCAGAACTTCCTCTGGCCGCGCAGGTAAAATTGCTAAGAGTCATCCAGGATGGTGAAATCGAAAAGATTGGGAGGGTAGGGGAAAAGGTGAAAGTTGATGTTCGTATTATTGCTGCAACGAATAAAATGTTACAGCAAGAAATTGCAGCAGGGAGATTTCGGGAAGATCTTTTTTTTAGGTTACATGTTGTACCTCTGCATATATCTCCACTGAAGGAGAGACCCGAGGATATTCTCGTTCTGTGGGAGCACTTTATGCGCAAAATGAGTATTGATATGATTAAATCGACTCCAAGCACAGAAGAGGCTGCTTTTGATGTCTTGAAGAAATATGACTGGCCAGGCAATGTCAGAGAGCTCGAAAATGTCGTGCAAAGACTTTTGCTGCGAGAAGAAAATATTATCACCTCGAAAATTATTGAAGAAGTATTATCTCTCCACCCATTATCTCCGAATGCCGGAAGCGACACAATAGTATTTCAGGATTCCGAAAATGTTTCTTCGCTGCGAGAAATGGAATGCGTCTTCAGAAAAAAATATTTTGAATTTATCCGAAAACATTCTTCGTCGGATGCAGAGGCAGCGCGAAAACTTGGCCTCGCTCCACCAAATTTTCACAGGATGTGTAAAAAACTTGGATTAAAAAGTTGA
- a CDS encoding ATP-binding protein, whose translation MIIRLKNPRRLRERYHKYRIEIRHITVIALVLIAFQIVVLFMNQNSLGKVFVKSQQWYQQDAAERIANLTTTSIEMLLESKGSKAKLSDSEERKIIKDFNIIFSQQLLDKNVQSVSILIPHGNTIIAIDDGKQLFDYLFGVDKKIQSSDSTHAEAIRLFQSVQDTLRKIEQTYTIVEREQIFHVFIPFVPRGEFVGAVYMKTTPDLMFLTEEMSKNYSQTALVYSALIIVGLLAMFYISTRTLTERNEVQRLLFEEQKLHLAEQINHQKEMLFTKRIYHTHHKAEKIVGFIKEDLRNLSIENINIIKNRIGKYASFIARVIYDMKWYDPPIQTIRSPLFQTNVNEGIQFIVNNIFQRVSDNRPRTKFELQLDPLMPEVAINEYVIWEVIEPIIQNSVDHAGVENKVVTIKTEFNPSLRQSTITIADNGTGIHPNLLESDGSGVKKIFQEQVTSSTVPGKEHSGYGCYIAYELATQRFGWRIDAENLPTGGCKFTFIVPH comes from the coding sequence ATGATAATAAGACTGAAAAATCCTAGACGGCTACGGGAAAGATATCATAAGTATCGGATTGAAATCCGTCACATTACAGTCATCGCATTAGTATTGATTGCTTTTCAGATTGTTGTTCTCTTCATGAATCAGAATTCGCTTGGAAAAGTATTTGTCAAATCCCAGCAATGGTATCAGCAGGATGCTGCAGAACGTATCGCCAATCTGACCACCACTTCCATTGAAATGCTTTTAGAATCGAAAGGTTCGAAGGCAAAACTTTCTGATAGCGAAGAACGGAAAATCATCAAGGATTTTAACATCATATTTAGTCAGCAATTATTAGACAAGAATGTTCAAAGCGTATCAATCCTGATCCCTCATGGGAACACTATCATTGCTATCGACGATGGTAAACAATTGTTCGATTATTTGTTTGGAGTGGACAAAAAGATTCAAAGTTCTGATAGCACTCACGCCGAGGCAATCCGATTGTTTCAATCGGTTCAAGATACACTTCGCAAAATAGAACAGACCTACACTATTGTTGAGCGGGAACAAATATTCCATGTGTTTATTCCGTTCGTTCCGAGAGGGGAATTTGTCGGTGCCGTCTATATGAAAACAACTCCCGATCTTATGTTTCTTACCGAGGAAATGTCGAAGAACTACAGTCAGACGGCATTGGTATATTCTGCCCTCATCATTGTAGGATTGCTTGCAATGTTCTATATATCAACGCGGACTCTTACCGAGCGGAATGAAGTACAGCGGTTGTTATTTGAAGAACAGAAACTTCACTTGGCAGAACAAATCAATCATCAGAAGGAAATGCTTTTCACCAAGCGGATCTATCATACACATCACAAAGCCGAAAAAATTGTTGGATTTATTAAAGAGGACTTGCGAAATTTATCAATTGAAAATATCAACATTATTAAGAACCGCATCGGCAAATATGCCAGTTTCATTGCACGCGTGATCTATGATATGAAATGGTATGATCCGCCTATCCAGACAATTCGAAGTCCGCTGTTTCAAACTAACGTGAATGAGGGCATTCAATTTATCGTAAATAATATTTTTCAACGAGTGTCGGATAACCGGCCAAGAACAAAGTTTGAACTCCAGCTTGATCCTTTGATGCCTGAAGTCGCCATCAATGAATATGTCATTTGGGAGGTCATTGAACCCATTATCCAGAATAGCGTGGATCATGCTGGAGTCGAGAACAAAGTTGTCACAATCAAGACGGAATTCAATCCTTCTCTGAGACAATCGACTATCACCATTGCAGATAATGGAACAGGAATTCATCCTAATCTTTTAGAGAGTGATGGGAGTGGTGTCAAGAAAATATTCCAGGAACAAGTAACCTCCAGTACTGTACCGGGTAAAGAACACTCAGGATATGGCTGTTATATTGCATATGAACTCGCGACACAGCGTTTTGGATGGAGAATCGATGCAGAAAATCTTCCAACAGGAGGATGTAAATTTACATTTATCGTACCGCATTAA
- a CDS encoding TonB-dependent receptor produces the protein MLSDKYRILVYVVLLFTLTVNFVLAGTTGKIAGRVMDKETGEPLIGVNVVIKGSSLGAATDIDGYFAILNIPPGVHTVVASMVGYSLVTVNEVRVLIDQTTPVDIQMAPQSIEASAVDIVAERNVIKKDVSTSVSSVQTEEIQALPVSSVNQIVGLQAGVEDGMMIRGGTSDQLLLQIDGITQRDPRDNTPISTVALTSIQEVSIEKGGFNAEYGQVQSGIINIVGKEGNASKYSAAAQVRYSPPGPKNFGISFFDPNSVWNKAYLDPAVCWTGTDNGSWDYYTQRQYLPFEGWNAVSQRLLKDDNPYNDLSPAAAQRVWEWEHRRRPQTDQPDYNIDASFGGPVPFISSSLGDLRFFTSYTLNREMSFVPLTRDDYKEYNWSIKVNSDISKDMKLMLTANTGSFYTSAKNIEGDIFHNPTDYFHSPFSIAQTFVDRDGQFYSNGYYSDVQVKNLTLGAKFTHVITPTTFYEVSIENVNRYYTTGPVAGRNQLKYIDPTDLAKYNQYGEDSVTVIRLDYNGDPNLVYIGDPAARHEVVPGYWVSEVPMGYSSKNDNSPISGMFLGGHSGEDLDSSIVRSYKAKFDLTSQVNKSNMVKFGVEFNSYDLKLNYAFVAPGYGSRNAVNTEWKPYQFAAYLQDKIEMYGFIANVGLRMDVSNPNTDWVVVDPFDKSYYSSDYNANADYPKQKASVNVSFSPRLGISHPITENSKLYFNYGHFLQLPAYQEVLRLGRGANGSLSNSGDPNLIPAKTIAYELGYDHVLFDYYLLQIQAYYRDISDVQAYTQYTSDLKGIGYYKATNNRYADIRGFELTFRKSEGDWVRGFVTYTYEVSTNGAFGAAAINDDPAVQRQLDQTTQSLYQQKPIPQPHARASVTFLTPKNLGPDILGLKPLDNWSLNILADWRAGSWLNYNPKGAQEYLNIPNVQLADYFNIDLRLNKSFNFKNINLMVFIDVRNLFNIRRLSGVGYYYGFDQQFYYQSLHLPESTAYDNIPGDDRINDYRKDGVAFQPIEQAGNVYSIDPNSIHYTASGQSAIYYNTPTKQYLRYVNNSWSEVPSGEMKQILDDKAYIDMPNITSSAFLDPRQIFFGINISFNF, from the coding sequence ATGTTATCGGATAAATACCGAATTCTTGTTTATGTTGTCTTACTATTTACGCTGACGGTAAATTTTGTTTTAGCAGGGACGACAGGAAAAATTGCTGGCAGAGTTATGGATAAAGAAACTGGTGAACCATTGATAGGCGTTAATGTCGTTATTAAGGGTTCATCTCTTGGAGCGGCCACAGATATTGACGGCTATTTTGCAATTCTCAATATTCCACCTGGTGTACATACTGTTGTAGCTAGTATGGTCGGTTACTCCTTGGTAACTGTGAACGAAGTGCGTGTCCTTATTGATCAGACTACGCCAGTTGATATCCAAATGGCTCCACAATCAATTGAAGCCTCTGCTGTAGATATAGTTGCAGAAAGAAACGTTATAAAGAAAGACGTTTCTACAAGCGTATCTTCAGTACAGACGGAAGAAATTCAAGCCCTTCCTGTTTCTTCGGTTAATCAGATTGTGGGTTTGCAAGCTGGAGTTGAGGATGGCATGATGATTAGAGGTGGTACTTCAGACCAATTACTTCTGCAGATTGATGGTATTACTCAACGTGATCCAAGAGACAACACTCCTATTTCTACAGTTGCATTAACTTCAATTCAGGAAGTTTCAATTGAAAAAGGAGGCTTCAATGCAGAATATGGACAAGTCCAATCGGGTATTATAAATATTGTCGGCAAGGAGGGAAACGCCTCTAAATATTCTGCCGCTGCACAAGTCAGATATAGCCCACCAGGTCCTAAAAATTTTGGAATATCTTTCTTCGATCCTAATTCTGTATGGAACAAAGCCTATTTGGATCCTGCGGTTTGTTGGACGGGAACAGATAATGGTAGTTGGGATTATTATACACAGAGACAATATCTTCCGTTTGAAGGTTGGAATGCTGTTTCCCAAAGACTGTTAAAGGATGATAATCCGTATAATGATCTTTCTCCTGCTGCGGCTCAACGTGTATGGGAATGGGAACATAGAAGAAGACCACAAACAGATCAACCCGATTATAATATTGATGCAAGTTTTGGCGGCCCTGTTCCGTTTATTAGTTCATCATTAGGTGATTTACGATTCTTTACAAGTTATACATTGAATAGAGAAATGTCATTTGTTCCGCTTACCCGTGATGATTACAAAGAGTATAACTGGTCGATTAAGGTAAATTCAGATATTAGTAAAGATATGAAATTGATGCTCACAGCTAACACGGGTAGTTTTTATACTTCTGCTAAGAATATAGAAGGGGACATTTTCCATAACCCTACTGATTATTTCCATTCACCATTTTCAATTGCACAAACTTTTGTCGACCGCGACGGCCAATTTTATTCTAATGGGTATTACAGCGATGTTCAAGTAAAAAATCTCACATTAGGAGCAAAATTTACTCATGTTATTACTCCTACAACATTTTATGAAGTAAGTATAGAAAATGTAAATCGTTACTACACTACCGGTCCCGTCGCTGGAAGGAATCAACTTAAGTATATTGACCCAACGGATCTTGCTAAATATAATCAATATGGAGAAGATAGTGTAACGGTAATACGGCTAGATTATAACGGGGATCCTAATCTTGTCTACATAGGGGATCCGGCCGCGCGTCATGAAGTAGTTCCTGGTTATTGGGTAAGTGAAGTTCCAATGGGATATAGCTCCAAAAATGATAATTCTCCAATATCAGGTATGTTTTTGGGAGGTCATTCAGGTGAAGATCTTGATTCCAGTATTGTTAGATCTTATAAAGCAAAATTTGACTTAACGAGTCAAGTGAACAAATCTAATATGGTTAAGTTTGGCGTTGAATTTAATTCATACGATCTGAAATTAAATTACGCATTTGTTGCTCCTGGTTACGGTAGTCGTAACGCTGTTAATACGGAGTGGAAACCTTATCAATTTGCTGCATATTTGCAGGATAAGATAGAAATGTACGGGTTTATTGCCAATGTTGGCTTAAGGATGGATGTCAGTAATCCAAATACAGACTGGGTAGTTGTTGATCCATTTGATAAATCTTATTATTCGAGTGATTACAATGCGAATGCTGATTATCCGAAACAAAAAGCCTCTGTAAATGTTTCCTTCAGTCCGCGTTTAGGTATATCGCATCCGATTACAGAAAATTCAAAATTGTATTTTAATTACGGGCACTTTTTACAATTGCCTGCATACCAAGAAGTATTGAGACTTGGTCGAGGAGCGAACGGCAGTTTATCAAATTCAGGTGACCCTAACTTAATTCCGGCAAAGACAATTGCGTATGAATTAGGCTATGATCATGTTCTTTTCGATTATTACTTATTACAAATTCAGGCCTATTATAGAGATATCTCAGATGTTCAAGCATATACTCAGTATACAAGTGATCTCAAAGGTATTGGCTATTATAAAGCTACGAATAACAGATATGCGGATATCCGAGGTTTTGAATTAACATTTAGAAAATCCGAGGGTGATTGGGTACGAGGTTTTGTAACGTATACGTATGAAGTTAGTACCAATGGTGCATTTGGAGCAGCCGCTATCAATGATGACCCGGCTGTGCAAAGGCAGCTAGACCAGACTACTCAAAGCTTATATCAACAAAAACCGATTCCTCAACCACATGCACGAGCAAGTGTTACATTTTTAACACCTAAAAATTTAGGACCTGATATCTTAGGGCTTAAACCTTTAGATAATTGGTCACTTAATATTTTGGCAGATTGGCGTGCTGGCTCGTGGCTTAATTATAATCCCAAGGGAGCGCAGGAATATTTAAATATTCCCAACGTTCAATTAGCGGATTATTTTAATATTGACCTTCGGCTAAATAAGTCGTTTAATTTCAAAAACATTAATTTGATGGTTTTCATAGATGTAAGAAATTTATTTAATATTAGGAGATTATCTGGAGTAGGTTACTATTATGGCTTCGATCAGCAATTTTATTATCAATCGTTGCATCTGCCAGAAAGCACTGCGTATGACAATATTCCGGGTGATGATCGAATAAACGATTATCGGAAAGACGGTGTTGCTTTCCAACCAATAGAACAAGCCGGTAATGTGTATTCAATCGATCCTAATAGTATCCATTATACCGCGAGTGGACAGTCTGCAATATATTATAACACACCGACTAAACAATACTTGAGATATGTGAATAATAGTTGGTCAGAAGTGCCGAGCGGTGAGATGAAACAAATCTTGGATGATAAAGCATATATTGATATGCCAAATATTACATCGTCTGCTTTTTTAGATCCGAGGCAGATTTTCTTCGGAATAAATATTTCATTTAATTTTTAA